A stretch of the uncultured Trichococcus sp. genome encodes the following:
- a CDS encoding PTS sugar transporter subunit IIB, whose protein sequence is MGAVNLARVDERLIHGQVMLTLSQRDGVNSIFVVDDVVAKDKFMKDLYKSAGSRTGQKTIVMTEEKCKFYWDEFKFKEYSAILITKTVTGIYNLVKHGVPIKDLNIGGIAKKGDDDILVTKSVYLNKADALKLKELNEEYGVENIYFQATPSSSSSSLADVLKQFGL, encoded by the coding sequence ATGGGAGCAGTAAATTTAGCGCGTGTAGATGAAAGATTGATCCATGGTCAAGTCATGTTGACATTATCCCAACGAGACGGGGTCAATTCGATCTTTGTAGTTGATGATGTTGTTGCCAAAGATAAATTCATGAAAGATTTATACAAGAGTGCGGGAAGCCGTACCGGACAAAAAACGATTGTCATGACGGAAGAAAAGTGCAAATTTTATTGGGATGAGTTCAAGTTTAAAGAGTACAGTGCTATCCTGATCACAAAAACAGTGACAGGCATCTACAACTTGGTCAAACATGGTGTTCCGATCAAGGACCTGAATATCGGCGGAATCGCTAAAAAAGGCGATGACGATATTCTGGTTACAAAATCGGTTTATCTGAACAAAGCAGATGCGCTGAAATTGAAAGAATTAAATGAAGAATATGGTGTCGAAAACATCTACTTCCAAGCAACGCCCTCTTCTTCAAGCTCCAGTTTAGCGGATGTATTGAAGCAATTCGGGTTATAA